One Aethina tumida isolate Nest 87 chromosome 5, icAetTumi1.1, whole genome shotgun sequence genomic window carries:
- the LOC109599111 gene encoding sodium- and chloride-dependent GABA transporter 1-like isoform X2, with protein sequence MANKVFIWESTTSDGPPDKGSFTKLKINDIEDGPMEKGKIVTYQAPPMEEDDRGGWGNKLDFLFSCISLSVGLGNVWRFPYLCFKNGGGAFLVTYTLAMIFCGIPMFFQEVAIGQYLGSGGMTFVGQLCPLLKGVGYATMTIVFLLDVYYCLIIAWTLFYIISTFSSMPNLPWSTCDNWWNTENCYVAETSYINSTNRTTSVEEFFERRVLQISSGIEDINGMQWNLFVCLIIGWLLVYLVIRKGLHQSGKVIWFSALFPYVVLLIFLVRAVTLDGASKGLLYFVTPRWEELLKPEPWMEGATQIFFAYSIGCGALPALGSYNKFHHNSYKDALITCIVNTLTSLMAGIVTFSILGHLASEQNTDVAQVVKSGPGLVFLTYPEVVLKLPGSPFWATIFFFMLVLLGIDSEFCLVESFITGILDNWSQQLRPYRTSFTAITCLVMFILGIPMVTNGGMYIFQLMDYYSASGMSLIWVCFFQTIGVSWAFGVDKLSDCIEQMMGRRPSQFMCICWKYLAPFTMLAIFVSHCFQYESLTYAEYKYPHWADGLGIGISLSSMIWVPVYAIYYVLTEPGSILQNIKAGFQPKIKERKISICDKTKGVMITESSVGLITPSNSPDE encoded by the exons ATGGCCAACAAAGTGTTTATTTGGGAAAGCACGACAAGCGACGGACCGCCCGACAAAGGATCGTtcaccaaattaaaaataaacgatatTGAAGATGGTCCGATGGAAAAGGGGAAAATAGTCACATATCAAGCGCCACCGATGGAGGAGGACGACCGAGGGGGCTGGGGCAACAAACTCGATTTCCTCTTCTCCTGCATTAGTTTGTCCGTCGGATTGGGAAACGTTTGGCGGTTTCCTTATTTATGTTTCAAGAATGGGGGAG GCGCATTTCTGGTAACGTACACCTTGGCTATGATATTTTGCGGAATACCGATGTTCTTCCAAGAGGTTGCCATCGGTCAGTACTTGGGATCTGGTGGAATGACCTTCGTGGGACAGCTTTGTCCATTGTTGAAAGGCGTGGGATACGCCACCATGACCATTGTTTTCCTGCTGGACGTCTACTACTGTCTTATAATAGCCTGgactttgttttatattatatcaacGTTTTCCAGCATGCCCAACTTGCCCTGGTCCACTTGCG acaACTGGTGGAACACCGAAAACTGTTACGTCGCAGAAACATCCTACATAAACTCCACTAACAGGACGACATCGGTAGAAGAATTCTTTGA GCGTCGGGTCTTGCAGATATCATCCGGAATTGAAGACATCAACGGGATGCAGTGGAACTTGTTTGTGTGTTTGATCATAGGCTGGTTATTGGTTTATCTGGTGATCCGTAAAGGGCTGCACCAGAGTGGAAAA gtgaTATGGTTCTCGGCCCTGTTTCCATACgtcgttttattaatattcctgGTGAGGGCGGTAACATTGGACGGAGCATCTAAGGGGCTTTTGTATTTCGTGACGCCACGCTGGGAGGAATTATTAAAGCCGGAACCCTGGATGGAGGGCGCCACCCAGATATTCTTCGCTTACAGCATCGGATGCGGAGCGTTGCCCGCTCTAGGGTCCTACAACAAGTTTCATCACAACTCTTACAA GGACGCCCTGATAACGTGCATTGTCAACACGTTGACCTCTTTGATGGCCGGCATCGTGACCTTTTCCATACTGGGTCACCTGGCCTCCGAACAAAACACGGACGTGGCACAGGTGGTGAAATCCGGACCGGGACTCGTTTTTCTCACGTATCCGGAGGTGGTCCTCAAATTGCCCGGCTCTCCTTTCTGGGCCaccatttttttcttcatGCTGGTC TTGCTGGGAATCGACAGCGAGTTCTGCCTGGTGGAGTCGTTCATAACGGGCATCCTGGACAATTGGTCGCAGCAGCTGCGGCCCTACCGCACGTCGTTCACGGCGATAACTTGCTTGGTCATGTTCATCCTAGGAATACCGATGGTCACAAAC GGAGGGATGTACATATTCCAACTGATGGACTACTACTCGGCAAGTGGAATGTCTTTGATCTGGGTGTGCTTCTTCCAAACAATAGGAGTGTCGTGGGCCTTTGGCGTGGACAAACTGAGCGACTGCATCGAACAAATGATGGGCAGAAGACCGAGTCAGTTCATGTGCATTTGCTGGAAGTATTTAGCACCATTTACGATGCTG GCGATATTCGTCAGCCACTGTTTCCAATATGAGAGTTTGACTTATGCTGAATACAAATATCCACATTGGGCGGACGGTTTGGGAATCGGTATCAGTTTATCATCGATGATATGGGTTCCGGTGTATGCCATTTATTATGTGCTGACGGAGCCCGGATCTATTTTACAG aacATCAAAGCCGGATTTCAGCCGAAAATAAAGGAGAGAAAAATTTCCATCTGTGATAAAACCAAGGGAGTGATGATAACCGAGAGCAGTGTAGGGTTGATAACCCCCTCAAATTCGCCAGACGAATGA
- the LOC109599111 gene encoding sodium- and chloride-dependent GABA transporter 1-like isoform X1: protein MFYAPKYDKMANKVFIWESTTSDGPPDKGSFTKLKINDIEDGPMEKGKIVTYQAPPMEEDDRGGWGNKLDFLFSCISLSVGLGNVWRFPYLCFKNGGGAFLVTYTLAMIFCGIPMFFQEVAIGQYLGSGGMTFVGQLCPLLKGVGYATMTIVFLLDVYYCLIIAWTLFYIISTFSSMPNLPWSTCDNWWNTENCYVAETSYINSTNRTTSVEEFFERRVLQISSGIEDINGMQWNLFVCLIIGWLLVYLVIRKGLHQSGKVIWFSALFPYVVLLIFLVRAVTLDGASKGLLYFVTPRWEELLKPEPWMEGATQIFFAYSIGCGALPALGSYNKFHHNSYKDALITCIVNTLTSLMAGIVTFSILGHLASEQNTDVAQVVKSGPGLVFLTYPEVVLKLPGSPFWATIFFFMLVLLGIDSEFCLVESFITGILDNWSQQLRPYRTSFTAITCLVMFILGIPMVTNGGMYIFQLMDYYSASGMSLIWVCFFQTIGVSWAFGVDKLSDCIEQMMGRRPSQFMCICWKYLAPFTMLAIFVSHCFQYESLTYAEYKYPHWADGLGIGISLSSMIWVPVYAIYYVLTEPGSILQNIKAGFQPKIKERKISICDKTKGVMITESSVGLITPSNSPDE, encoded by the exons ATGTTTTACGCTCCCAAATACG ATAAAATGGCCAACAAAGTGTTTATTTGGGAAAGCACGACAAGCGACGGACCGCCCGACAAAGGATCGTtcaccaaattaaaaataaacgatatTGAAGATGGTCCGATGGAAAAGGGGAAAATAGTCACATATCAAGCGCCACCGATGGAGGAGGACGACCGAGGGGGCTGGGGCAACAAACTCGATTTCCTCTTCTCCTGCATTAGTTTGTCCGTCGGATTGGGAAACGTTTGGCGGTTTCCTTATTTATGTTTCAAGAATGGGGGAG GCGCATTTCTGGTAACGTACACCTTGGCTATGATATTTTGCGGAATACCGATGTTCTTCCAAGAGGTTGCCATCGGTCAGTACTTGGGATCTGGTGGAATGACCTTCGTGGGACAGCTTTGTCCATTGTTGAAAGGCGTGGGATACGCCACCATGACCATTGTTTTCCTGCTGGACGTCTACTACTGTCTTATAATAGCCTGgactttgttttatattatatcaacGTTTTCCAGCATGCCCAACTTGCCCTGGTCCACTTGCG acaACTGGTGGAACACCGAAAACTGTTACGTCGCAGAAACATCCTACATAAACTCCACTAACAGGACGACATCGGTAGAAGAATTCTTTGA GCGTCGGGTCTTGCAGATATCATCCGGAATTGAAGACATCAACGGGATGCAGTGGAACTTGTTTGTGTGTTTGATCATAGGCTGGTTATTGGTTTATCTGGTGATCCGTAAAGGGCTGCACCAGAGTGGAAAA gtgaTATGGTTCTCGGCCCTGTTTCCATACgtcgttttattaatattcctgGTGAGGGCGGTAACATTGGACGGAGCATCTAAGGGGCTTTTGTATTTCGTGACGCCACGCTGGGAGGAATTATTAAAGCCGGAACCCTGGATGGAGGGCGCCACCCAGATATTCTTCGCTTACAGCATCGGATGCGGAGCGTTGCCCGCTCTAGGGTCCTACAACAAGTTTCATCACAACTCTTACAA GGACGCCCTGATAACGTGCATTGTCAACACGTTGACCTCTTTGATGGCCGGCATCGTGACCTTTTCCATACTGGGTCACCTGGCCTCCGAACAAAACACGGACGTGGCACAGGTGGTGAAATCCGGACCGGGACTCGTTTTTCTCACGTATCCGGAGGTGGTCCTCAAATTGCCCGGCTCTCCTTTCTGGGCCaccatttttttcttcatGCTGGTC TTGCTGGGAATCGACAGCGAGTTCTGCCTGGTGGAGTCGTTCATAACGGGCATCCTGGACAATTGGTCGCAGCAGCTGCGGCCCTACCGCACGTCGTTCACGGCGATAACTTGCTTGGTCATGTTCATCCTAGGAATACCGATGGTCACAAAC GGAGGGATGTACATATTCCAACTGATGGACTACTACTCGGCAAGTGGAATGTCTTTGATCTGGGTGTGCTTCTTCCAAACAATAGGAGTGTCGTGGGCCTTTGGCGTGGACAAACTGAGCGACTGCATCGAACAAATGATGGGCAGAAGACCGAGTCAGTTCATGTGCATTTGCTGGAAGTATTTAGCACCATTTACGATGCTG GCGATATTCGTCAGCCACTGTTTCCAATATGAGAGTTTGACTTATGCTGAATACAAATATCCACATTGGGCGGACGGTTTGGGAATCGGTATCAGTTTATCATCGATGATATGGGTTCCGGTGTATGCCATTTATTATGTGCTGACGGAGCCCGGATCTATTTTACAG aacATCAAAGCCGGATTTCAGCCGAAAATAAAGGAGAGAAAAATTTCCATCTGTGATAAAACCAAGGGAGTGATGATAACCGAGAGCAGTGTAGGGTTGATAACCCCCTCAAATTCGCCAGACGAATGA